A window from Cytobacillus sp. FSL H8-0458 encodes these proteins:
- a CDS encoding acyltransferase gives MSLTKGQNVLIKDHVKLGENITIGNNVIIYEGVEIGDNVVIQDNVVIGKQPARAKNSILPEVGQLPPTVIGSGCTIGTSSIIYANARLENDVFVADLATIRERVTVGERTIVGRGVAIENDCTIGSKCKLETNSYITAYSTLEDFVFIAPYVVTTNDNYMARSKERFDKFKGVTIKKGGRVGANSTILPGRVIEEDGTVAAASVVTRDVQSEDLVVGSPARKLRNVPEDQLLRNQ, from the coding sequence ATGTCTCTAACTAAAGGACAAAATGTGCTTATTAAGGATCACGTCAAACTTGGCGAGAATATCACTATTGGAAATAATGTTATTATCTATGAAGGTGTGGAGATAGGTGATAATGTTGTCATTCAAGATAATGTGGTCATAGGAAAACAGCCTGCAAGGGCTAAAAACTCTATATTACCTGAGGTTGGGCAACTTCCGCCAACTGTCATTGGATCAGGCTGTACAATAGGGACTTCCTCCATTATCTATGCAAATGCCAGGTTGGAAAACGATGTGTTTGTTGCTGATTTAGCTACTATAAGAGAACGGGTTACTGTCGGAGAAAGAACTATTGTAGGGCGCGGTGTAGCGATTGAGAATGACTGTACAATAGGAAGCAAATGCAAACTGGAGACCAACTCTTATATAACTGCTTATTCAACATTAGAAGATTTTGTTTTTATTGCTCCTTATGTTGTCACTACCAATGATAATTATATGGCAAGGTCTAAAGAACGTTTCGATAAGTTTAAAGGGGTTACCATTAAGAAAGGCGGCCGCGTGGGTGCCAATTCTACCATCCTGCCTGGAAGGGTGATCGAAGAGGATGGTACAGTAGCAGCTGCAAGCGTCGTAACTAGGGATGTACAAAGTGAAGATTTAGTAGTCGGCAGCCCGGCTAGGAAGCTTCGAAATGTCCCTGAAGATCAACTGCTCAGGAATCAATAA
- the wecB gene encoding non-hydrolyzing UDP-N-acetylglucosamine 2-epimerase — MKKIVTVVGARPQFIKLAPVSRVLRKHFEEIIVDTGQHYDHKMAGVFFEELQIPKPDYNLQVGSGTHGYQTGEMLIKIEEILIKEKPDAVLVYGDTNSTIAGSLSAAKLHIPVIHIEAGLRSYNKKMPEEVNRVLTDHISSILFTPTETAVNNLSSEGVTENVFNVGDVMYDAVLYNTELAKSKDTLSQYGVLPKEYILATIHRAENTDSPDRLTAIINQLGSLNQKVILPLHPRTKKKLEELNIVPNDSTSSLQIVEPAGYLEMLTLEKNASAIVTDSGGVQKEAYFAKVPCFTLRNETEWVETVHAGWNELVNPLEDNLSSLVSEKEEKPYIEGLYGDGKASEKIVDKIIQFFN; from the coding sequence ATGAAAAAAATCGTCACTGTAGTCGGTGCAAGGCCGCAATTCATTAAACTTGCTCCTGTATCGAGAGTATTGAGAAAACACTTTGAGGAAATTATAGTAGACACTGGCCAGCATTATGATCATAAAATGGCAGGTGTTTTCTTTGAAGAGCTTCAGATCCCCAAACCTGATTACAATTTGCAGGTAGGGTCCGGTACACATGGGTATCAGACAGGGGAGATGTTAATTAAAATTGAGGAAATTCTTATTAAAGAAAAACCTGATGCTGTACTTGTATATGGGGATACTAATTCAACCATTGCAGGATCATTGAGTGCAGCCAAGCTTCACATTCCTGTCATTCATATCGAAGCAGGGCTGAGGAGCTATAATAAAAAAATGCCTGAAGAAGTAAACCGAGTGCTTACGGATCATATTTCTTCTATTCTATTTACACCTACAGAAACTGCTGTGAACAATTTAAGCAGTGAAGGTGTAACTGAAAACGTATTTAATGTTGGCGATGTTATGTATGATGCAGTTTTATACAATACTGAACTCGCCAAATCAAAGGATACCCTAAGTCAATATGGGGTGCTGCCAAAAGAATACATATTGGCGACTATCCACCGGGCAGAAAATACGGATAGCCCGGATAGGTTGACGGCTATCATTAATCAGTTGGGGAGTTTAAATCAAAAAGTTATTCTTCCTTTACATCCAAGAACAAAAAAGAAGCTTGAAGAGCTAAATATAGTTCCTAATGATTCAACAAGCAGTCTTCAAATTGTAGAACCTGCTGGCTATTTAGAAATGCTGACTCTAGAGAAAAATGCATCTGCCATAGTTACTGATTCTGGTGGAGTGCAAAAAGAGGCTTATTTTGCAAAAGTTCCATGCTTTACTTTAAGAAATGAAACAGAATGGGTTGAGACGGTTCATGCTGGCTGGAACGAGCTTGTTAATCCATTAGAAGATAACTTAAGCAGCCTGGTATCTGAAAAAGAAGAGAAGCCTTATATTGAAGGCCTATACGGGGATGGCAAGGCATCTGAAAAAATTGTGGATAAGATAATCCAATTTTTTAACTAA